In Synechococcales cyanobacterium T60_A2020_003, one genomic interval encodes:
- the pstC gene encoding phosphate ABC transporter permease subunit PstC, translating to MTSDLPSFQTERSSLWQPNRQLSKSIEMLVKIIFGAFAFLSVITTIGIVLTLIFETIKFFKVVPLWQFLTDRQWTPLFSNQQFGIFVLLSATIMTTLIAILVALPLGLMAAIYLSEYAGSNTRKRLKPALEILAGIPTVVFGYFALLTVTPVLQTFVPGLQGFNALSAGLILGVSIIPLVASLSEDAIYSVPQSLRDGSYALGATKRETITAVVIPAALSGIVASFILAVSRAIGETMIVTLAAGQNPRLGLNPLVPVQTMTSFIVQVSLGDTPAGSLAYKTIFVVGMTLFLITLVLNLFSFWFVRRFREKYD from the coding sequence ATGACAAGTGATTTGCCCTCTTTTCAAACAGAGCGGTCATCCCTCTGGCAGCCCAATCGGCAACTAAGTAAGAGTATTGAGATGCTCGTCAAGATCATTTTCGGTGCTTTTGCCTTTCTTTCTGTCATTACCACTATCGGTATTGTATTAACCCTAATTTTTGAGACCATCAAGTTCTTTAAGGTTGTTCCCCTGTGGCAGTTTCTGACGGATCGGCAGTGGACGCCGTTGTTTAGCAATCAGCAGTTCGGTATTTTCGTGCTTCTGAGTGCCACGATTATGACCACGTTAATTGCGATTTTAGTGGCGCTTCCGCTCGGTTTAATGGCTGCGATTTATCTGAGTGAATATGCTGGTTCTAATACTCGAAAGCGCCTAAAGCCCGCTTTAGAAATTCTGGCTGGAATTCCAACGGTTGTCTTTGGTTACTTCGCATTGTTAACAGTAACCCCGGTCTTGCAAACGTTTGTTCCTGGGTTACAAGGATTTAACGCGCTCAGTGCAGGTTTGATTCTCGGCGTTTCTATCATTCCGTTAGTGGCTTCATTAAGTGAGGATGCCATTTACTCAGTGCCTCAGAGTTTACGCGATGGTTCCTATGCTCTTGGCGCAACGAAGCGAGAAACCATTACCGCTGTAGTAATCCCTGCGGCGCTGTCAGGAATTGTAGCTTCGTTCATTTTGGCTGTATCGCGGGCGATCGGAGAAACGATGATTGTGACCCTGGCCGCAGGGCAAAATCCTCGACTAGGCCTTAATCCGTTGGTACCTGTTCAAACCATGACGTCGTTCATTGTGCAGGTTAGCTTAGGGGATACGCCAGCAGGCTCTCTTGCATACAAAACTATCTTTGTTGTAGGTATGACACTATTCTTAATTACGTTAGTGCTCAACCTATTTAGCTTCTGGTTTGTCCGTCGTTTCCGGGAGAAGTACGACTAA
- a CDS encoding DUF393 domain-containing protein — MTYYVIYDGNCNLCVTLVRLLESLDRGDRFQYAPMQDQPVLEQFGITAADCELGMLLINADNPTERWQGSNAAEEIGRRLPAGDLFVQAYRAIPGVKWTGDRLYEQVRDHRYEIFGQRRDTYWSQHPICGDGCRVRE; from the coding sequence ATGACGTACTACGTAATCTACGACGGAAACTGTAATCTGTGTGTGACGCTGGTCAGATTGCTTGAATCCCTCGATCGGGGCGATCGCTTCCAGTATGCGCCGATGCAGGATCAGCCTGTGCTGGAACAGTTTGGCATCACCGCCGCCGATTGCGAGTTGGGCATGCTGCTAATCAATGCCGACAATCCAACAGAGCGCTGGCAGGGTAGCAACGCCGCCGAAGAAATTGGCCGACGGTTGCCCGCAGGGGATTTGTTTGTGCAGGCGTATCGGGCAATCCCAGGGGTGAAATGGACGGGCGATCGCCTGTATGAACAAGTGCGCGATCATCGGTACGAGATCTTTGGTCAGCGCAGGGATACCTATTGGTCGCAGCATCCGATTTGTGGGGATGGGTGTCGCGTGAGGGAGTGA
- the rimO gene encoding 30S ribosomal protein S12 methylthiotransferase RimO, with translation MGNKPTIAISHLGCEKNRVDTEHMLGLLVQAGYDVDSNEELADYVIVNTCSFIQAAREESVQTLVELAEANKKIVITGCMAQHFQEQLLEELPEAVAVVGTGDYGKIVQVIERAEAGERVREITPEPTYIADETVPRYRTTTEGVAYLRVAEGCDYRCAFCIIPHLRGNQRSRSIESIVAEAEQLAAEGVQEIVLISQITTNYGLDLYGEPRLAELLRALGKVDVPWIRMHYAYPTGLTPAVMDAIRDTPNVLPYLDLPLQHSHPEILRAMNRPWQGRVNDGIIERIKTALPNAVLRTTFIVGFPGETDAHFQHLMAFVQRHEFDHVGVFTFSPEEGTPAYDLPDQIPQAIMDERRDALMALQQPISLKRNQAEINRVVDVLIEQEHPETGVLVGRSARFAPDVDGVVYVQGEARLGSIVPVEITDADVYDLYGQIADAQTQLRGALSRVSAC, from the coding sequence ATGGGCAATAAGCCAACCATTGCAATCTCACACCTAGGGTGTGAGAAAAACCGAGTCGATACCGAACATATGCTGGGCCTGCTTGTACAGGCAGGGTACGACGTTGATAGCAACGAAGAATTAGCCGATTACGTCATTGTCAATACCTGTAGTTTTATTCAGGCTGCCCGTGAAGAGTCGGTGCAGACCTTGGTGGAGCTGGCAGAAGCGAATAAGAAGATTGTGATTACAGGCTGCATGGCGCAGCACTTTCAGGAGCAGCTTCTTGAGGAACTGCCCGAAGCGGTGGCGGTTGTTGGCACTGGAGATTACGGCAAGATCGTTCAGGTGATTGAGCGGGCTGAGGCTGGCGAGCGGGTGCGGGAAATCACGCCCGAACCCACCTATATTGCCGACGAAACCGTGCCTCGCTACCGAACCACCACTGAAGGGGTTGCTTACCTCCGGGTTGCCGAGGGCTGCGACTATCGCTGTGCATTCTGCATCATTCCGCATCTGCGCGGAAATCAGCGATCGCGATCGATCGAATCCATTGTGGCGGAAGCAGAGCAACTGGCAGCGGAAGGCGTTCAGGAGATCGTCCTCATCTCCCAGATTACAACCAACTACGGTTTGGATCTGTATGGTGAACCCAGGCTGGCGGAGTTGCTGCGAGCCTTAGGGAAGGTGGACGTGCCCTGGATTCGGATGCACTACGCTTACCCAACCGGATTGACGCCTGCGGTGATGGATGCGATTCGAGACACGCCTAACGTATTGCCCTATCTGGATCTGCCGTTACAGCATTCCCATCCTGAAATTTTGCGGGCGATGAATCGTCCGTGGCAGGGTCGGGTGAATGACGGCATTATTGAGCGTATCAAGACGGCTCTACCCAACGCGGTGCTACGGACGACGTTTATCGTTGGCTTTCCGGGCGAAACGGATGCGCATTTCCAGCATTTGATGGCGTTCGTCCAGCGTCACGAGTTTGATCACGTTGGCGTCTTTACCTTCTCCCCCGAAGAGGGAACGCCAGCCTACGACTTGCCCGATCAAATCCCCCAAGCGATCATGGATGAGCGTCGCGATGCCCTGATGGCACTACAGCAGCCCATTTCCCTAAAGCGCAATCAGGCCGAGATTAATCGGGTTGTTGATGTTCTGATCGAACAAGAACATCCAGAGACCGGAGTGCTGGTGGGACGCTCAGCTCGCTTTGCACCGGATGTAGACGGTGTAGTTTACGTTCAAGGTGAGGCTCGCCTTGGCTCTATTGTTCCCGTTGAAATCACCGACGCAGATGTGTACGACCTCTATGGTCAAATCGCAGATGCTCAAACCCAGTTGAGAGGCGCGCTCAGCCGTGTCTCGGCTTGTTGA
- the pstB gene encoding phosphate ABC transporter ATP-binding protein yields MVSDTANSTITEAILRTKNLQVYYESNLAVRDVSLDIPPQKIVAFIGPSGCGKSTVLRCFNRTNDLIPGARVDGRVTFHGRDLYGKDIDPVEVRRRIGMVFQKPNPFPKSIYENIAFGARINGYKGDMDELVETSLRRAAIWDEVKDKLKDSGLSLSGGQQQRLCIARAIAIEPEVILMDEPCSALDPISTLRVEELMQELKEQYTIVIVTHNMQQASRVSDYTAFFNAEATEKGSKVGYLVEYDNTQQIFTSPVQQATQDYVSGRFG; encoded by the coding sequence ATGGTTTCTGATACGGCTAATTCTACGATTACCGAAGCTATTCTTCGCACAAAAAATCTGCAAGTTTATTATGAATCTAACTTAGCAGTTCGAGATGTCTCATTGGATATCCCACCGCAGAAGATTGTCGCATTTATTGGCCCTTCTGGGTGTGGTAAGAGCACCGTGCTCCGTTGCTTTAACCGTACTAATGATTTGATTCCAGGTGCACGAGTGGATGGTAGAGTAACATTCCACGGTAGAGACTTGTACGGAAAAGACATTGATCCAGTTGAGGTTCGACGTCGCATTGGCATGGTGTTTCAGAAACCGAATCCGTTTCCAAAGTCGATTTATGAAAATATTGCCTTTGGTGCCCGCATTAATGGCTATAAGGGCGATATGGATGAGCTGGTGGAAACCTCGCTACGGCGAGCCGCGATTTGGGACGAGGTGAAAGATAAGCTGAAGGATAGCGGTTTGTCGCTCTCGGGTGGACAGCAGCAGCGGTTGTGTATCGCACGGGCGATCGCCATCGAACCTGAAGTGATCCTGATGGACGAACCGTGTTCAGCGCTAGACCCGATTTCGACTCTGCGGGTTGAGGAACTGATGCAAGAACTCAAAGAGCAATACACCATCGTCATCGTGACCCACAACATGCAGCAAGCGTCGCGAGTGTCAGACTACACAGCCTTCTTTAATGCCGAAGCAACTGAAAAGGGCAGTAAGGTTGGGTATCTTGTGGAGTATGACAATACTCAGCAGATTTTCACCAGTCCAGTCCAGCAAGCCACCCAGGACTACGTTAGCGGTCGTTTTGGCTAA
- a CDS encoding PstS family phosphate ABC transporter substrate-binding protein produces the protein MSFQASAKQKILWTSLVALAFGATACGGGATDTATSDTDGATNPAASDLTGSVLVDGSSTVFPISEAMAEEFMAKNPGVRVTVGVSGTGGGFKKFCAGETDISNASRPIKQEEIELCKQNGIEYVEIPIAFDGLSVVVNPGNDFAQCLTVEELKTMWEPAAQGTITNWNQIRPDFPDQPLALYGAGTDSGTFDYFTAAIVGEESASRGDYTASEDDNVIVQGVASDPNSLGYFGFAYYSENQDQLKLVEVDGGNGCVAPSEETIADGSYQPLSRPEFFYVKATSLDNPAVEAFARYQIDPDNANLVAETGYVPLPADIQKLTAVRLDERRVGSVFEGGSAVGLKLSELLSKE, from the coding sequence ATGAGTTTTCAAGCAAGCGCAAAGCAAAAAATCCTTTGGACATCTTTAGTGGCTCTCGCTTTTGGTGCGACTGCCTGTGGTGGCGGCGCAACGGATACCGCAACCAGCGATACTGATGGCGCAACGAATCCTGCGGCGTCTGATCTGACCGGGAGTGTCCTGGTCGATGGTTCCAGCACGGTCTTTCCAATTTCCGAAGCCATGGCTGAAGAGTTTATGGCAAAAAACCCCGGCGTTCGCGTCACAGTCGGTGTATCTGGTACGGGTGGCGGTTTCAAAAAATTCTGTGCAGGTGAAACCGATATTTCCAATGCGTCTCGTCCGATTAAGCAAGAGGAAATTGAGCTGTGTAAACAGAATGGCATTGAGTATGTCGAGATTCCGATTGCGTTTGATGGTCTTTCCGTGGTAGTTAATCCTGGAAATGACTTTGCGCAATGTCTGACGGTTGAAGAGTTAAAGACAATGTGGGAGCCTGCTGCGCAAGGAACCATTACCAATTGGAATCAAATTCGACCCGATTTTCCTGACCAGCCTTTGGCACTCTACGGTGCCGGTACAGATTCTGGAACCTTCGATTACTTCACGGCTGCCATTGTAGGAGAAGAATCAGCAAGCCGTGGTGACTATACCGCTAGTGAAGATGACAACGTGATTGTTCAAGGGGTGGCGAGCGATCCAAATAGCTTAGGGTATTTTGGTTTCGCCTACTATTCTGAAAACCAGGATCAACTGAAATTAGTTGAGGTAGATGGGGGGAACGGATGCGTTGCTCCAAGTGAAGAGACTATTGCTGATGGCTCCTACCAGCCACTGTCTCGCCCAGAATTCTTTTACGTGAAGGCAACATCTTTGGACAATCCAGCAGTGGAAGCCTTTGCTCGGTATCAGATTGATCCAGATAATGCAAATCTAGTAGCAGAAACTGGATATGTTCCTCTGCCTGCCGACATTCAGAAGCTTACTGCAGTGCGGCTTGATGAGCGCAGAGTGGGTAGCGTATTTGAGGGTGGTTCTGCTGTCGGCCTAAAGCTGTCTGAGCTACTGAGTAAGGAGTAA
- a CDS encoding histidine phosphatase family protein, with protein MSLTLYLLRHGETVYSQTGGYCGMLDPDLTPAGHQMAVAFAEAHRDTPWNAVYCSPMKRTVATAKPLCDTVGLDMQLREGLKEMAYGEWEGKTVEEVRTQYPNDYVRWLTEPAWNPPTGGETSVQIASRAALVIAEIEEKYETGNVLVVSHKATIRIMLCSLLGIDVGRYRDRIDTPAASLSVVKFDVHGPLLQRLGDRAYMDEVLRSRPGT; from the coding sequence ATGAGTCTAACGTTATACCTTCTCCGGCACGGTGAAACGGTGTACAGCCAAACGGGGGGCTACTGCGGCATGCTGGATCCGGACCTTACCCCGGCGGGACACCAAATGGCAGTGGCCTTTGCTGAAGCCCATCGAGATACACCGTGGAATGCGGTGTACTGTAGTCCCATGAAACGGACAGTCGCCACAGCGAAGCCGTTATGTGACACGGTTGGCTTAGATATGCAACTCCGGGAGGGGTTGAAGGAAATGGCCTATGGAGAATGGGAAGGTAAGACCGTTGAGGAGGTTAGAACTCAATACCCAAATGACTATGTTCGTTGGCTAACGGAACCTGCATGGAATCCACCGACGGGCGGCGAAACATCAGTGCAAATTGCCAGTCGGGCGGCCTTAGTGATTGCGGAAATTGAGGAAAAATATGAGACGGGCAACGTCCTAGTCGTGTCCCATAAAGCGACGATTCGGATCATGCTCTGTTCTCTCCTCGGAATTGATGTAGGTCGATATCGCGATCGCATCGATACCCCTGCTGCATCCTTGAGTGTGGTCAAGTTTGACGTTCATGGCCCGTTGCTCCAGCGGTTGGGCGATCGCGCCTATATGGATGAGGTGTTGCGATCGCGCCCTGGCACGTAA
- a CDS encoding 3'-5' exonuclease — protein sequence MLSFDLLNHYRHLSQAVFTVVDVETTGIYPIKSRVIELSVLQASLTDGVITQRTSLINPGVIVPPPITRFTGISQAMVDTAPPSAEVFPAYLPSVQRGTLTAHNLEFDYAFLQSEFQQLDIEFERSEDERLCTVQLARLMLPELRSRSLPNLVQHFNFSVGASHRAEADTQACWLLAERLLTEIVNESDEELLQRFAQQWLPLKYAARLMGYRPSVARSHLQSAGAEGRLVGQGKSKTWMFRRGDVERVILEQRGDQQLSWF from the coding sequence ATGCTTTCTTTCGATCTTCTGAACCACTATCGTCACCTTAGCCAAGCGGTTTTTACGGTCGTTGATGTCGAAACGACAGGCATTTATCCGATTAAGAGCCGTGTGATTGAGTTGTCTGTTCTCCAGGCCAGTTTGACCGATGGTGTGATTACCCAGCGAACAAGTCTGATCAATCCAGGGGTTATCGTTCCGCCACCGATTACCCGGTTTACGGGCATTTCCCAAGCGATGGTGGATACGGCACCGCCCAGCGCCGAGGTCTTTCCTGCTTATTTGCCTAGTGTCCAGCGTGGCACCCTCACTGCCCATAATCTGGAGTTTGACTACGCCTTCCTCCAATCTGAATTTCAGCAGCTCGACATTGAGTTTGAGCGCTCGGAGGATGAGCGGCTCTGTACGGTGCAGCTTGCGCGCCTGATGCTGCCAGAGCTGCGATCGCGCAGTTTGCCCAACTTAGTGCAGCACTTCAACTTCTCTGTAGGAGCGTCCCATCGGGCAGAAGCGGACACTCAAGCCTGTTGGTTACTCGCAGAACGGCTCCTCACCGAAATTGTGAACGAATCCGATGAGGAATTACTGCAACGCTTTGCCCAGCAGTGGCTCCCGCTGAAATATGCAGCACGATTGATGGGATATCGTCCTTCCGTAGCGCGATCGCACCTCCAATCCGCTGGAGCAGAGGGTCGATTGGTGGGACAGGGCAAGTCTAAAACCTGGATGTTTCGTCGGGGCGATGTAGAACGGGTGATTCTAGAGCAACGCGGCGATCAGCAACTGTCTTGGTTTTAG
- a CDS encoding DEAD/DEAH box helicase — protein MTISFKSLGLSEARVHHLEQLGFTQPTAIQAQAIPHLLSGRDVVGQAQTGTGKTAAFSLPILEQIDLGNRAVQALVLTPTRELAEQVCQSIRGLNGDRRLQVMAVYGGQAIDRQISRLQRGVHLIVGTPGRILDLLGRGDLTLSKLNWLVLDEADEMLNMGFIKDVEQILSQSPSERQTAFFSATMAPEIRELAAKFLRSPVTVTVEQPKAAPNRIIQRAYMTPRGWSKVRALQPILELEDPESALIFVRTRRAAAELTRQLQAAGHSVDEYHGDLSQSQRERLLLRFRQRQVRWVVATDIAARGLHVDDLSHVVNVDLPDSVENYVHRIGRTGRAGKEGVAISIVHPLDKRKLRDIESHIRQKLEWGQIPTRAEIEARQLNHLQTRVREALAGERMASFLPIVAQLSEEFEPHMIAAAALQMAYDQTRPSWMRVDSGAAEEQQPAESGERSSRSRSRSKFPRPRRASSSPTR, from the coding sequence ATGACGATTTCATTTAAAAGTCTAGGCTTATCCGAGGCGCGCGTTCATCATCTGGAGCAATTGGGCTTCACGCAGCCTACGGCTATCCAGGCTCAGGCGATCCCCCATCTTCTCTCTGGGCGCGATGTAGTCGGACAGGCGCAAACCGGAACCGGAAAAACCGCTGCGTTTTCGCTCCCAATTCTGGAGCAGATTGATTTGGGTAATCGTGCAGTGCAGGCGCTGGTACTCACCCCAACCCGCGAGCTGGCCGAACAGGTTTGCCAGTCGATTCGGGGTCTCAATGGCGATCGCCGTCTTCAGGTTATGGCCGTGTATGGCGGGCAGGCGATCGATCGCCAAATCTCACGCCTTCAGCGGGGTGTACATCTAATTGTGGGCACGCCCGGACGGATTCTAGATCTGCTCGGTCGGGGGGATCTCACCCTGTCGAAGCTGAACTGGTTGGTCTTAGATGAAGCCGATGAAATGCTGAACATGGGCTTTATCAAAGATGTTGAACAGATTTTGAGTCAGTCTCCGTCGGAGCGGCAAACGGCTTTCTTCTCCGCAACGATGGCTCCTGAAATTCGGGAATTGGCCGCTAAGTTTTTGCGATCGCCCGTCACGGTGACCGTTGAGCAACCCAAAGCAGCTCCTAACCGCATCATTCAGCGGGCGTATATGACCCCCCGTGGGTGGTCTAAGGTTCGCGCCTTACAGCCGATTCTAGAACTCGAAGATCCGGAATCCGCCCTGATCTTCGTCCGAACACGCCGCGCTGCTGCGGAATTAACTCGTCAGCTCCAAGCTGCAGGTCACAGCGTCGATGAGTATCATGGCGATCTCAGCCAGTCCCAGCGGGAACGTCTCTTGCTGCGGTTCCGCCAACGTCAGGTGCGTTGGGTGGTGGCAACGGATATTGCTGCCAGAGGTCTCCATGTGGATGATCTCAGCCATGTGGTTAACGTGGATTTGCCCGATAGCGTTGAAAACTACGTTCACCGCATTGGCCGAACCGGACGGGCGGGTAAAGAAGGCGTGGCGATTTCGATCGTTCATCCGTTGGATAAGCGCAAGCTGCGGGATATCGAGTCCCACATTCGCCAAAAGCTGGAATGGGGGCAAATTCCAACACGGGCAGAGATTGAAGCTCGCCAGCTTAATCATTTGCAGACTCGCGTTCGGGAAGCCCTGGCCGGAGAACGAATGGCGTCGTTCCTGCCAATCGTGGCTCAGCTCAGCGAAGAGTTTGAACCACACATGATCGCTGCGGCTGCTCTCCAGATGGCCTACGATCAAACACGTCCTTCCTGGATGCGGGTTGATTCTGGTGCCGCCGAGGAGCAGCAACCCGCCGAGTCTGGAGAACGTTCCTCTCGTTCGCGATCGCGCTCCAAGTTTCCACGTCCGCGTCGGGCATCGTCTTCGCCAACCCGCTAG
- a CDS encoding M3 family metallopeptidase, with protein sequence MSSSVTALENPLLVGQGLPPFEQIQPQHIVPAVQQLLSDLEDQLTSLEATLNPTWTGLVEPLNAISERLSWTWSIIGHLMGVKNSDELRSAYEAVEPELVKFSNRLSQSKPIYDGFKALREGEQWHQLDEAQHRIVETALRDAEFSGVGLEGAEKERFNEIQLELAELSTQFSNHVLDATKAFSILLTDPDDVAGLPPSLLSLAAQSARAEGHEDATPENGPWRITLDYPSYVPFMQHSQQRELREKLYKAFVSRASSGDTSNRPLIQRILKLRNEKAALLGFDNFAELSLASKMAPNVQAVEDLMESLRQVSYGAALAELDTLRDYANQKQPGAGDDLKHWDVSFWSERQREEKFAFNSEELRPYFPLDQVLNGLFELAHRLFGVSISPADGQAPVWHPDVRYFKVADESGAAIAYFYLDAYSRPAEKRGGAWMDMCVQRGKFVSEDGTTVRLPVAYLVCNQTPPVDDKPSLMTFNEVETLFHEFGHGLQHMLTQVDYPEAAGISNVEWDAVELPSQFMENWCYHRATLLGLGRHYETGEPLPEHYYQKLLAARTYMSGSAMLRQLHFSLLDIELHSRYNPDGSETPEDVRDRLAQTTMVMPPLPEDAFLCAFGHIFAGGYAAGYYSYKWAEVLSADAFAAFEEAGLEDEQAIAQVGHRFRDTVLALGGSQHPMTVFKAFRGREPDTEPLLRHNGLLAAA encoded by the coding sequence ATGAGTTCATCTGTAACTGCGCTTGAAAATCCGCTTTTGGTGGGTCAGGGGTTACCTCCCTTTGAACAGATCCAGCCCCAGCATATTGTGCCTGCGGTTCAGCAACTGTTATCTGATCTGGAAGATCAGCTTACGTCCTTAGAAGCGACCCTCAACCCAACCTGGACGGGCTTAGTTGAGCCATTGAATGCCATCAGCGAACGTCTATCGTGGACGTGGAGCATCATTGGTCATTTGATGGGCGTCAAAAATAGCGATGAACTCCGCAGTGCCTACGAAGCGGTTGAGCCTGAACTGGTTAAATTTTCTAATCGTCTTAGCCAAAGCAAGCCCATTTATGACGGATTCAAAGCCCTGCGCGAGGGTGAGCAATGGCATCAGTTAGACGAAGCGCAACATCGCATTGTGGAAACCGCCCTTCGGGATGCGGAATTTTCGGGTGTGGGGCTTGAGGGAGCTGAAAAGGAGCGGTTCAACGAAATTCAGCTTGAACTTGCCGAACTTTCCACCCAGTTTTCCAACCACGTTCTAGACGCCACCAAAGCCTTTAGTATCCTGCTCACCGACCCTGACGATGTAGCGGGACTGCCCCCTAGCCTCCTTTCCCTAGCGGCGCAAAGTGCCCGTGCCGAAGGCCATGAAGACGCTACACCCGAAAATGGCCCCTGGCGCATTACTCTGGATTACCCTAGCTACGTGCCCTTTATGCAGCACAGTCAGCAGCGGGAACTGCGCGAAAAACTGTACAAGGCTTTTGTTAGCCGTGCGTCTAGCGGAGACACGAGCAACCGTCCCCTGATTCAGCGCATCTTAAAATTGCGGAACGAGAAAGCCGCGTTACTCGGATTTGATAATTTCGCGGAGTTGAGCCTTGCCAGCAAGATGGCTCCGAATGTCCAAGCGGTTGAAGATTTGATGGAATCGCTGCGGCAGGTGAGCTACGGTGCGGCCTTGGCTGAACTCGACACTCTGCGCGATTATGCCAATCAAAAGCAGCCCGGTGCGGGGGATGATCTCAAGCATTGGGATGTGAGCTTTTGGTCAGAGCGGCAGCGGGAAGAAAAGTTTGCGTTCAACAGCGAGGAACTGCGCCCCTATTTTCCACTGGATCAGGTGTTGAATGGGCTGTTTGAGTTAGCGCATCGGCTGTTTGGCGTTTCTATTTCTCCTGCCGATGGACAGGCTCCCGTTTGGCATCCCGATGTGCGCTACTTCAAAGTAGCCGATGAATCAGGAGCGGCGATCGCCTACTTCTATCTTGATGCCTACAGCCGTCCAGCAGAGAAGCGCGGCGGTGCCTGGATGGATATGTGTGTGCAGCGGGGCAAGTTCGTGTCTGAGGATGGCACGACGGTACGGCTACCAGTGGCCTATCTCGTTTGCAATCAAACTCCTCCCGTAGACGATAAGCCGAGCCTGATGACCTTCAACGAAGTCGAAACCCTGTTCCACGAATTCGGTCACGGTCTGCAGCACATGCTGACCCAGGTGGATTATCCCGAAGCGGCAGGCATCAGCAACGTGGAGTGGGATGCGGTCGAGTTACCGAGTCAGTTCATGGAAAACTGGTGCTATCACCGTGCCACCCTGCTCGGTTTGGGTCGCCATTATGAAACCGGAGAGCCTTTACCCGAACACTACTATCAAAAGTTGCTGGCAGCCCGCACCTACATGAGCGGTAGCGCCATGCTGCGGCAACTGCACTTTAGCTTGCTGGATATTGAACTCCATTCCCGCTATAACCCCGACGGTTCGGAAACTCCGGAGGACGTGCGCGATCGCCTTGCCCAGACCACGATGGTGATGCCGCCCTTGCCCGAAGATGCGTTTCTGTGCGCGTTCGGCCATATCTTTGCGGGCGGCTATGCCGCAGGCTATTACAGCTATAAGTGGGCCGAGGTGCTGAGTGCGGATGCCTTTGCCGCTTTTGAAGAAGCCGGACTGGAAGACGAACAGGCGATCGCCCAAGTCGGCCACCGCTTCCGGGATACGGTGCTAGCCCTGGGGGGAAGTCAGCATCCAATGACGGTGTTCAAGGCGTTCCGGGGACGCGAACCCGACACAGAACCGTTGCTTCGTCATAACGGCCTCTTAGCAGCAGCTTAG
- the pstA gene encoding phosphate ABC transporter permease PstA has product MTVQDPQSMYGDRLPSEEIFVPNLAGRYKRDAVFAALALVCTWIGLLVLAWLLIDIFMDGAHRLNWNFLTSFPSRRPDDAGLLSALVGSIWLIGIVALFAFPIGIGAGIFLEEFVKDSFWENIVEINISNLAGVPSIIYGLLGLAAFVRLMEPLTGGRSILSGGLTLALLVLPIVIVATREALRSVPDSLRQAGFALGATRWQVVREHILPQALPGILTGTILALSRAIGETAPLITIGALTFIAFLPDGPFDAFTALPIQVYNWIARPQKEFHELAAAGIIVLLVMLLLMNSVAIFLRNRLQKVR; this is encoded by the coding sequence ATGACTGTTCAAGACCCTCAGTCCATGTATGGCGATCGCTTGCCAAGTGAAGAGATCTTTGTCCCAAATTTAGCGGGGCGATATAAACGAGATGCTGTGTTTGCCGCTCTGGCATTGGTTTGCACCTGGATCGGTTTACTAGTTCTAGCGTGGCTGCTCATCGATATTTTTATGGATGGTGCTCACCGCCTCAATTGGAATTTCCTGACTTCATTTCCGTCGCGCCGTCCTGATGATGCAGGTTTGTTATCTGCTTTGGTTGGTTCGATTTGGCTTATTGGAATTGTGGCATTGTTCGCGTTTCCAATTGGCATTGGTGCAGGTATATTTCTCGAGGAGTTCGTTAAAGACAGCTTCTGGGAAAATATTGTGGAAATCAATATTTCTAACTTAGCTGGCGTTCCATCGATCATTTATGGGCTTTTGGGCTTAGCTGCGTTTGTACGTTTGATGGAGCCTTTGACTGGAGGGCGCAGTATTTTGTCTGGAGGGTTGACTCTTGCTCTTCTGGTGCTTCCCATTGTGATTGTGGCCACTCGTGAAGCTTTACGATCTGTTCCAGATAGTCTAAGACAAGCAGGATTTGCCCTAGGAGCAACTCGTTGGCAAGTGGTGCGCGAGCATATTTTGCCTCAGGCTTTGCCTGGAATCCTGACGGGAACAATTCTGGCTCTTTCACGAGCAATTGGTGAAACAGCTCCGCTCATTACCATCGGAGCATTAACATTTATCGCCTTTTTACCAGACGGGCCATTCGATGCATTTACAGCACTGCCAATTCAGGTTTATAACTGGATTGCCCGTCCTCAGAAAGAATTTCATGAGCTTGCAGCAGCGGGCATTATCGTACTCCTCGTTATGCTATTGCTGATGAACTCGGTCGCGATTTTTTTACGGAATCGGTTGCAAAAAGTTCGTTAG